A single region of the Nicotiana sylvestris chromosome 6, ASM39365v2, whole genome shotgun sequence genome encodes:
- the LOC138870355 gene encoding uncharacterized protein, protein MTNPQDNLGTPPPPTPSNSSTPPPPSTSPKPRLRRVKILARKTIASGALRKKLNEKLKAIQAQNSDSSSDFESYQSATEGEEPGTSNSEKTQKSPSKGHEGVEVKRIHKNKKKEGACGEERGNGKEVVPAICGVAQERVEESGMKSGGSGFGEAAEGLVHLSTQRDEPVSSTEETLADLLKKGRATRSRVKQSKADLQRALAESKKKKMDKGKGKIVESSEDVEEEEMELVHQERGTSVEVPTPKPNKPKTSSKKSSSVSEAVEPTLAKRTRFAVKNKKSKISEDDDWSGEEEENDSEKEQDKLAMFDKRKILKGRLLKDLMEPGIMRLVDALAA, encoded by the exons ATGACTAATCCACAAGACAATCTTGGAACTCCTCCACCACCAACTCCCTCAAATTCATCCACACCCCCTCCACCTAGTACATCTCCAAAACCTAGACTACGGAGGGTGAAAATTCTTGCTCGAAAGACTATAGCGTCTGGGGCTCTGAGGAAGAAATTAAATGAGAAGTTGAAGGcaatccaggcccaaaactcCGACTCCAGCTCTGATTTTGAATCATATCAATCCGCTACTGAGGGGGAAGAACCTGGGACTTCTAACTCTGAAAAGACTCAAAAATCTCCATCTAAG GGTCACGAAGGAGTAGAGGTAAAAAGaattcataaaaataaaaaaaaagagggtgcatgtggtgaagagaggggaaatgggaaaGAAGTAGTGCCTGCTATCTGTGGGGTTGCACAAGAAAGGGTAGAagagagtggcatgaagtcagggggaagtggttttggggaagctgctgaggggttggttcatctgagcacacagagagatgaacctgtttcatctactgaagagaccctagcagacctgctgaaaaag GGTAGAGCCACTAGAAGCAGGGTGAAACAGAGTAAAGCTGATCTACAAAGGGCTTTGgctgaaagtaagaaaaagaaaatggataaaggaaaaggaaagattGTAGAATCCTCAGAGGATGTTGAggaagaggagatggaactggtccatcaagaaaggggtacaTCAGTGGAGGTTCCTACCCCCAAGCCCAACAAGCCCAAGACTtcctccaagaagtcttcctctgtgtcTGAGGCTGTTGAACCtacactagccaagaggacaagattTGCAGtgaaaaacaaaaaatcaaaaatttctgaagatgatgactggagtggagaagaagaagaaaatgattctgAAAAGGAACAGGATAAACTTGCCATGTTTGACAAAAGAAAGATTTTAAAGGGTAGACTGCTGAAAGACCTCATGGAACCAGGAATAATGAGATTGGTGGATGCTTTAGCTGCTTAG